Proteins encoded in a region of the Saccharothrix ecbatanensis genome:
- a CDS encoding substrate-binding domain-containing protein, whose translation MNRKWSVVAVAGVLAMAGCSSDLPADGGTPGSTGTSKAESAKSEFFNSAQYERQLKFRTTAADGPADKPWEQMISPELVDTAKFAKPGGNHHLCFSNAAVNNPWRQVGFKTMKEEVKLHPEITKFTVLDAEAKDDKQISDIQSFASQGCSALIVSPNTTATLTPAIEAACKTGVPVIVFDRGVNSTCPVTFVHPIGGFAFGADGAEFLKEKVKSGGKVLALRILPGVDVLEQRWAAANEIFSGSDLKVVGVEFTDGDAAKTKSIVNDFIQREGQIDGVWMDAGATAVAAVEAFQDAGVPIPAFVGEDQQDFLRMWADEKMTAVAPTYPTYQWRTPIIAALKVLNGQQVPKEWVLPQPKVTGDNLQSFLKQDMPPLHYAMCGCEGMPGYPAPWK comes from the coding sequence ATGAACAGGAAGTGGTCCGTCGTGGCCGTCGCGGGCGTGCTCGCCATGGCCGGTTGCAGCAGCGACCTGCCCGCCGACGGCGGCACACCCGGCTCGACGGGCACGTCCAAGGCCGAGAGCGCGAAGTCCGAGTTCTTCAACAGCGCGCAGTACGAGCGCCAGTTGAAGTTCCGGACGACCGCGGCCGACGGCCCGGCCGACAAGCCGTGGGAGCAGATGATCTCCCCCGAGCTGGTCGACACGGCCAAGTTCGCCAAGCCGGGCGGCAACCACCACCTCTGCTTCTCGAACGCGGCGGTCAACAACCCGTGGCGGCAGGTCGGCTTCAAGACGATGAAGGAGGAGGTGAAGCTGCACCCGGAGATCACGAAGTTCACCGTGCTGGACGCGGAGGCCAAGGACGACAAGCAGATCAGCGACATCCAGTCGTTCGCCTCGCAGGGGTGCAGCGCGTTGATCGTGTCCCCGAACACGACGGCGACGCTGACGCCCGCCATCGAGGCCGCCTGCAAGACCGGTGTGCCGGTGATCGTGTTCGACCGCGGCGTCAACTCGACCTGTCCGGTCACGTTCGTCCACCCGATCGGCGGGTTCGCGTTCGGCGCGGACGGCGCGGAGTTCCTGAAGGAGAAGGTGAAGTCGGGCGGCAAGGTCCTCGCCCTGCGCATCCTGCCCGGCGTGGACGTGCTGGAGCAGCGGTGGGCCGCGGCGAACGAGATCTTCTCCGGCAGTGACCTGAAGGTCGTCGGCGTCGAGTTCACCGACGGTGACGCGGCCAAGACCAAGAGCATCGTCAACGACTTCATCCAGCGTGAAGGCCAGATCGACGGCGTGTGGATGGACGCGGGCGCGACCGCCGTCGCCGCGGTCGAGGCGTTCCAGGACGCGGGCGTGCCGATCCCGGCGTTCGTCGGCGAGGACCAGCAGGACTTCCTGCGCATGTGGGCCGACGAGAAGATGACCGCCGTCGCGCCGACCTACCCGACGTACCAGTGGCGCACCCCGATCATCGCCGCGCTGAAGGTCCTCAACGGCCAGCAGGTGCCCAAGGAGTGGGTGCTCCCGCAGCCGAAGGTCACCGGCGACAACCTCCAGAGCTTCCTCAAGCAGGACATGCCCCCGCTGCACTACGCGATGTGCGGGTGCGAGGGGATGCCGGGTTACCCCGCGCCCTGGAAGTGA
- a CDS encoding ABC transporter permease, giving the protein MNAPTTWRPRLADGTAPVLAVLAVLLVALAFAGPAYSEPTGYLALLKRAAPLVILAIGQYFVIVSGGFDLSVGSLVTAEVVIAARLIDGQESATIWVIPLLLGFGVLVGLVNGLITTKLMVPSFIVTLGMLLVLDGAVFLWTGGAPRGALSPSFRVFGRGGIDLPVLGHLPWSVVILLVVLVAAAYFMRSGTGRTLVAVGDNQDAVRLAGGRVVRLKVLAFVLSGLLAALAAILLGGFAGVSAQVGEGLEFRAITAVVLGGVLLGGGRGSVVAAAAGALTLEALFSLLNLLGVSGALESAVQGVIIIAAVAYASLGANLRLGFRSRTATAESTSSTTSPPHKEIR; this is encoded by the coding sequence GTGAACGCGCCCACCACGTGGCGTCCCCGATTGGCGGACGGCACCGCGCCGGTGCTCGCCGTGCTGGCCGTGCTCCTCGTCGCACTGGCCTTCGCCGGCCCGGCCTACTCGGAACCGACCGGCTACCTCGCGCTGCTCAAGCGCGCGGCGCCGTTGGTGATCCTCGCCATCGGCCAGTACTTCGTCATCGTCTCCGGCGGTTTCGACCTGTCGGTCGGGTCGCTGGTCACGGCCGAGGTGGTGATCGCGGCCAGGCTGATCGACGGGCAGGAGTCGGCGACCATCTGGGTGATCCCGCTGCTGCTCGGTTTCGGTGTGCTGGTCGGCCTGGTCAACGGGCTGATCACGACCAAGCTGATGGTGCCGTCGTTCATCGTGACCCTGGGCATGCTGCTCGTGCTCGACGGCGCGGTGTTCCTGTGGACCGGTGGCGCTCCCCGGGGCGCTCTGTCGCCCTCGTTCCGCGTGTTCGGCCGCGGCGGGATCGACCTGCCGGTGCTCGGTCACCTGCCGTGGTCGGTGGTCATCCTCCTCGTCGTCCTGGTCGCCGCCGCCTACTTCATGCGCAGCGGCACGGGCCGAACGCTGGTCGCGGTGGGGGACAACCAGGACGCCGTGCGGCTGGCCGGCGGACGGGTCGTGCGCCTGAAGGTGCTGGCGTTCGTGCTGTCCGGTCTGCTGGCCGCGCTGGCGGCGATCCTGCTCGGCGGGTTCGCGGGCGTGTCGGCGCAGGTGGGGGAGGGCCTGGAGTTCCGGGCCATCACCGCCGTGGTGCTGGGCGGCGTCCTGCTCGGCGGCGGACGTGGCTCCGTCGTGGCCGCCGCGGCCGGGGCGTTGACCCTGGAAGCCCTCTTCTCCCTGCTGAACCTGCTCGGCGTCTCCGGTGCCCTGGAGTCCGCCGTCCAGGGCGTGATCATCATCGCCGCGGTGGCCTACGCCTCCCTCGGCGCCAACCTCAGGCTCGGGTTCAGGTCGCGCACCGCGACCGCCGAGTCCACCTCCAGCACCACCTCACCGCCGCACAAGGAGATCCGATGA